The following proteins are encoded in a genomic region of Fretibacterium sp. OH1220_COT-178:
- a CDS encoding RraA family protein: MPVGFRVYLKRSMPPEELIEAYSKLSTACIADCMGRLCALHPRIKLVSSPKNVMAGAALTVKTRSGDNLMLHKALNLCTAGDILIVANGGDETRSLLGENMVALALQKHVSGIVIDGPVRDIASLCKTSLPIYANGTTPGGPYKEGPGEINVPISCGEISIHPGDVIVGDADGVIVIPIADASEILKAAQTFALKDAEKLNRSKAGTADSAWVDKTLQEKGCEIIDDIFP; encoded by the coding sequence GTGCCTGTTGGCTTCAGGGTCTATCTAAAAAGATCGATGCCGCCGGAGGAGCTGATTGAAGCTTATTCAAAACTCTCTACGGCCTGCATCGCGGATTGTATGGGGCGTCTGTGCGCTTTGCATCCCCGGATAAAGTTGGTTTCCTCGCCGAAAAATGTCATGGCTGGCGCCGCTTTAACCGTCAAAACCCGTTCTGGAGACAATCTGATGCTACACAAGGCACTCAACCTGTGCACGGCGGGGGACATCCTCATCGTCGCGAACGGCGGCGATGAAACTCGGTCCCTGCTCGGGGAGAACATGGTCGCTCTCGCCTTACAAAAACACGTGTCCGGTATCGTCATCGACGGTCCGGTCCGCGACATCGCCTCCCTATGCAAAACCTCGCTCCCCATCTATGCCAACGGTACGACTCCGGGAGGCCCCTATAAAGAGGGGCCTGGAGAGATTAACGTCCCGATATCCTGCGGAGAAATCAGCATCCATCCGGGTGACGTCATCGTAGGAGACGCGGATGGTGTGATTGTCATTCCCATTGCCGACGCTTCCGAAATTTTAAAAGCGGCGCAGACATTCGCTCTCAAGGATGCGGAAAAATTGAATCGCAGCAAAGCGGGTACTGCAGATAGCGCCTGGGTCGATAAAACCCTTCAGGAGAAGGGATGTGAGATCATAGACGACATTTTTCCCTAG
- a CDS encoding TAXI family TRAP transporter solute-binding subunit: MGQQMKVRMIMMRVLLIALAMLLSGTAFAEETFVRIGTSTVGGGFYLIGNTIAQLGTQKLKEINFTAVTGGSIKNCINLGTKEIELGMVQSSTVNEAWNGINSFKTPIKSLRYVTAIYFMPAHILVNKDAGIQSVADFKGKRVDFGSVGQGIEINTREILSVHDLSEADVRVERFGRNEVEEALKVGDSQAHIWTTNAPNAKISEMIRSEKVGLIGLEEEKIKEITEKFPHYAPAVIPGGLYPGYDKDIPVVAAVGSLLTYEDMPEDTIYKITKMLHENNKFLSDRLNYFNGFNLDMALAGMSVPLHPGAKKYYVEKGLIKE, translated from the coding sequence ATGGGACAGCAAATGAAGGTTCGTATGATTATGATGAGGGTGCTCTTAATCGCATTGGCCATGCTCCTTTCCGGGACTGCCTTTGCCGAAGAAACTTTTGTCCGAATCGGTACAAGCACTGTCGGAGGAGGCTTTTATCTGATCGGAAACACCATTGCGCAACTGGGCACGCAGAAACTGAAGGAAATCAACTTCACCGCCGTAACCGGCGGCTCCATCAAGAACTGTATCAACTTGGGCACCAAGGAAATAGAATTGGGAATGGTTCAGTCCTCCACGGTCAACGAGGCTTGGAATGGCATCAATTCATTCAAAACTCCAATCAAAAGTTTACGCTATGTCACCGCCATCTATTTCATGCCTGCGCACATACTGGTCAACAAGGACGCTGGAATACAAAGCGTCGCCGATTTCAAGGGAAAACGTGTGGATTTCGGCTCCGTAGGGCAGGGTATCGAGATCAACACCCGAGAGATCCTGTCCGTGCACGATCTGAGCGAGGCCGATGTGCGCGTCGAACGTTTTGGCCGCAACGAAGTTGAAGAAGCGCTCAAGGTCGGCGATAGCCAGGCCCACATCTGGACGACCAATGCCCCAAACGCCAAGATCTCGGAGATGATACGTTCCGAAAAGGTGGGCTTGATAGGCCTGGAGGAAGAGAAGATCAAAGAGATCACGGAGAAGTTCCCTCACTATGCCCCTGCCGTCATACCGGGCGGACTTTATCCGGGGTACGATAAGGATATCCCTGTCGTAGCAGCAGTTGGCTCTCTCCTGACCTACGAAGACATGCCTGAAGACACCATTTACAAGATAACCAAGATGCTGCACGAGAACAATAAATTTCTTTCCGATCGTTTGAATTATTTCAATGGCTTCAACTTGGATATGGCTCTTGCAGGCATGTCTGTTCCCCTGCATCCCGGCGCTAAAAAATATTATGTCGAGAAGGGTTTGATTAAAGAGTAA